The genomic stretch ATTATATCTATGAAGGACAAAAAAAGAGCTATGGGACGTGGCTTGGGCGCCATTTTAAGTGCAGAATCCAAAGCAACTGTAAATTCCGCTACCGATGAAGGAGCAGATAAGTTTGTGGGAAATATTGTAGAAGTTGCGCTTGAAGATATCTATCCGAACCCAACGCAGCCGAGGACTTATTTTGATGAAAAAGCATTAGAAGAATTAGCACAGTCTATTAAAAATTTAGGGATCATTCAACCGATTACCCTAAGAAAAGACGGTGAAAAATTCGAGATCATATCGGGGGAAAGACGTTACAGAGCAAGTAAGATTGCCGGGTTAACAACTGTTCCTGCTTATATTCGTTTGGTAAATGATCAGGAGCTTCTTGAGATGGCTCTTGTTGAAAATATCCAGAGAGAAGATCTTGATGCCATAGAAATTGCCCTTACTTATCACAGGCTTTTGGAAGAAATCGGTCTTACGCAGGAAAATCTTAGCCAACGAATAGGGAAAGACAGAAGTACGATTACCAATTCAATCCGATTGTTAAGATTGAATCCCGATATTCAGAATGCCATCAGAAGTGGTGAGATTTCTGCAGGACACGGTAGAGCAATCATCAGTCTTGAAAGTGAAGAAGATCAGCAGGTATTATTCGATCTTATCCTCAAAGAAAAATTAAATGTTCGTCAGGCAGAACAAGCTGCGGCAGCATTGAAAAATCCAAAGTCTCCGGCGGCTAAAAAAGCAAACGCCGAACTTTCCAATAACTACAAAAGAGCCCAGAAGACTATCGCTGACATCCTGGATGTAAAAGTGGAGATCAAGGCTTCTGGAAATGGTAAAAAAGGTAAAATTGTTCTGGACTTCAAAAATGAAGAAGAGCTGGAATATATTTTATCCCATATTAAATAAATGAAGAAAATATTTTTCACATTTTTCTTGTGTATCGCTGCATGGGCTTATTCACAAGTTGCACCTATTGATACCGTTCGGATACAGACCCCTCCGAAAGAGGAACTTCCTGTGGTAAAACCAACCAAAACGGAAGCTAAGATTATTGAAGATCTTGAAAAAGCCAATGGACCCACAAAGGTTACCGTAAAACTTAACCCAACCAGAGCTGGATTATATTCAGCAGTATTACCTGGTTTGGGACAGTTCTACAATAAAAAATACTGGAAAATTCCAATCGTTTGGGGAGCGGTAGGAGCAGGTGTCGGTATTGCGGTATGGAATGATAATCAATACAAAAAATACCGGGAATACTATATTGCCAAGCTAAACGGTACTCCCAATGAATTCGTGGATGCCCGCCCTTGGTTAGATAAAAGAGCATTAGGAAATGCTCAGGACAGAGCTAAAAGGCAGAGAGATTATGCCATTGCCATTACAGGGCTGATTTACATATTGAATATTGTAGATGCCGTAGTGGATGCACATCTTTATGAAAGTCGCCATGATCCCGATTTGACTTTTAAGCCATCATTAATCCAGGATCAATATGGATTTGATGCCCCTAAAACAGGATTTGCTTTAAGTTATAGATTTTAATACACAATACATACAGAATACCGAAAGGTGAGGTAATAATCAAATAAAAAAGATTACATGAAAATAGCGTTAGTTGGTTACGGTAAAATGGGTAAGATCATTGATGAGATCGCACAGAAAAGAGGTCACGAAGTGGTGTCTCGCCTGAAGGAAACCCCAACTGCTGAAAATCTTAATAATCCGGATGTTGTCATTGAATTTTCCTTACCGGAAGTTGCTTATGACAATATCAAAGCCTGTCTCGAAAATAAAATTCCCGTAATCTGCGGAACAACAGGATGGCTGGAGAAAAAAGCTGAGATAGAAAAACTGGCTGTAGATAATGATACTGCATTTTTATATGGCTCAAACTTTAGTTTAGGCGTTAATTTATTTTTTGCTTTAAACGAGAAATTGGCTGATCTGATGAAGAATGTTAATGAGTATTCTTGCCAGCTGGAAGAAATTCACCACATCCATAAAAAAGATGCCCCAAGTGGAACTGCCATCTCTATTGCAGAAGGAATTATCAATAACAATCCGAAATTTGATGCCTGGAAACTGGAAGAAACTGAAGGTAACCAGCTGGGGATTTTCGCTGTTCGTGAAGATGAAGTTCCGGGAACACACAGTGTTTTCTACAGAAGCGAAGTGGATGAAATTGAGATCAAACATACCGCATTCAACAGAAATGGCTTTGCATTGGGAGCAGTGGTTGCTGCTGAATGGATCAAAGACAAAAAAGGAAACTTCGGAATGAAGGACGTTTTAGGGCTTTAATTGTAACAAATTCTGTAAATTGCAGACCAATTATGAAAATGATGAATAGTGAATTGTCAATAGCGGAAAAGCTGTTATCATTTATTACTCATCATTTATCATTTATATCTTATATATCTTAAGAACAGGCACAAAAAATTATGAATTATTTTTTAACTTATACAGTGTATGTCCTCATTTTATCCGTATTAATGGGGGTTTCAACATGGAAGTTGTTTAAAAAAATGGGGTATAGCCCTTTATTTGCATTTATACCTTTCTATAACTATTTCATTATCCTGAAAGAAACAAAACATCCGAAATGGTGGGCGATCCTTTCCTATCTTCCGATTGTAGGACCAATCATGATGTCTGTTTTCCATCTTTATTTAGTGAAGAAATTCGGTAAAACACTTTTCAAGGATCAGATCCTTACCGTGATTCTTCCATTTATTTACATGGCAACGATCAATTATTCTAAAGATGTAGAATTAGAAGATGAAAATACAGACAATCTGTTTCTTACCGATGAAGAAAAAGAAGCAAAAAAGAAAGATACATTTTTGGGGTCTATTACTTTCGCAGTAGTATTTGCTACCATTATTCACGTTTTTGTAACGCAGCCGTTCGGGATTCCTACAGGTTCCATGGAGAGAACCTTATTAGTAGGAGACTTCCTTTTCGTAAATAAATGGAGCTATGGATATAGGCTTCCTATGCGTCCTGTTGCAATACCATTCCTTCAGGGAACAATTATGGATACAGGTGAGAAAGGAAATCCCAAAGATGATCCTAAATCTTATGTAGATGGAGTGAAACTGCCTTACACAAGAATCTTACAGTTCAATAAGCCACAAAAAAATGATGTAGTTGTTTTCAACTACCCTCAGGATTCCGTTCATACAGCGATTGATAGAAAAGATCCTTACGTAAAAAGATGTGTGGCTACAGCAGGTGATACCTTTGAAATGAGAGCCGGAAGACTTTTTGTAAACGGAAAACCGGAAACTGTTTTAGGAGATCAGGAAGTACAGCACAGATACATTGTCGTTACTGATAGCCAGTTGGATATTCCTACATTATACAAAGCCTATGGCTTTTTACCAGTAGTGGAACAACAGCAAAATAATGGAGGGTTCATTTATGCCTTTCAAGGTTTGACAGATAAAATTGCTAAAGATATTAAAGAACTTCCTCACGTAGTTGACATGAAAGAAGATGTTTCGGTGAAAGGAGAAGCAGCATTAGCATATAGAGATGAAGCCAGAACCAAAATAGATACAACACA from Chryseobacterium indologenes encodes the following:
- a CDS encoding ParB/RepB/Spo0J family partition protein yields the protein MKDKKRAMGRGLGAILSAESKATVNSATDEGADKFVGNIVEVALEDIYPNPTQPRTYFDEKALEELAQSIKNLGIIQPITLRKDGEKFEIISGERRYRASKIAGLTTVPAYIRLVNDQELLEMALVENIQREDLDAIEIALTYHRLLEEIGLTQENLSQRIGKDRSTITNSIRLLRLNPDIQNAIRSGEISAGHGRAIISLESEEDQQVLFDLILKEKLNVRQAEQAAAALKNPKSPAAKKANAELSNNYKRAQKTIADILDVKVEIKASGNGKKGKIVLDFKNEEELEYILSHIK
- the lepB gene encoding signal peptidase I; amino-acid sequence: MNYFLTYTVYVLILSVLMGVSTWKLFKKMGYSPLFAFIPFYNYFIILKETKHPKWWAILSYLPIVGPIMMSVFHLYLVKKFGKTLFKDQILTVILPFIYMATINYSKDVELEDENTDNLFLTDEEKEAKKKDTFLGSITFAVVFATIIHVFVTQPFGIPTGSMERTLLVGDFLFVNKWSYGYRLPMRPVAIPFLQGTIMDTGEKGNPKDDPKSYVDGVKLPYTRILQFNKPQKNDVVVFNYPQDSVHTAIDRKDPYVKRCVATAGDTFEMRAGRLFVNGKPETVLGDQEVQHRYIVVTDSQLDIPTLYKAYGFLPVVEQQQNNGGFIYAFQGLTDKIAKDIKELPHVVDMKEDVSVKGEAALAYRDEARTKIDTTQSIFPVNKPWNQDWYGPVRIPKKGDVVAINNETLPMFQWIISEYEHNSLEKKNGKIFINGKEANQYTIQQDYYMMVGDNRDASLDARFFGFVPEENIVGKPMFTWMSLQGAFADSSSSYQAPFKVRWDRMFKATNTGEANKTSYWWIAAMILILFFGWEYFVKLFRKNKTEDEL
- a CDS encoding DUF5683 domain-containing protein — encoded protein: MKKIFFTFFLCIAAWAYSQVAPIDTVRIQTPPKEELPVVKPTKTEAKIIEDLEKANGPTKVTVKLNPTRAGLYSAVLPGLGQFYNKKYWKIPIVWGAVGAGVGIAVWNDNQYKKYREYYIAKLNGTPNEFVDARPWLDKRALGNAQDRAKRQRDYAIAITGLIYILNIVDAVVDAHLYESRHDPDLTFKPSLIQDQYGFDAPKTGFALSYRF
- the dapB gene encoding 4-hydroxy-tetrahydrodipicolinate reductase, translating into MKIALVGYGKMGKIIDEIAQKRGHEVVSRLKETPTAENLNNPDVVIEFSLPEVAYDNIKACLENKIPVICGTTGWLEKKAEIEKLAVDNDTAFLYGSNFSLGVNLFFALNEKLADLMKNVNEYSCQLEEIHHIHKKDAPSGTAISIAEGIINNNPKFDAWKLEETEGNQLGIFAVREDEVPGTHSVFYRSEVDEIEIKHTAFNRNGFALGAVVAAEWIKDKKGNFGMKDVLGL